The proteins below are encoded in one region of Elgaria multicarinata webbii isolate HBS135686 ecotype San Diego chromosome 8, rElgMul1.1.pri, whole genome shotgun sequence:
- the LOC134402163 gene encoding transcription cofactor HES-6-like has product MTASGMQKPSNTKEERKLRKPLIERKRRERINNCLDQLKETVVGAFQLDQSKLEKADILEMTVKHLQNIQNSKNMDSKTGLEAQQRYSTGYIQCMHEVHNLLLTCEWMDKTLGARLLKHLLKSLPRSTEESHKADLNSSTPESGKRNATGSSQPQDQFYHTEDKQGLKKSLQSQPPSRCSQRELSPPSQILQPHFAHNVVSMGSLDMWRPW; this is encoded by the exons ATGACTGCCAGCGGTATGCAGAAACCTTCCAACACCAAAGAGGAAAGGAAG TTAAGAAAACCTTTGATTGAAAGGAAACGAAGAGAGAGGATTAACAATTGCTTGGATCAGCTCAAGGAGACTGTTGTTGGGGCCTTTCAACTTGAT caaTCTAAACTTGAAAAAGCAGATATCCTTGAAATGACAGTAAAACATCTCCAGAATATCCAAAACAGCAAAAATATGG ATTCCAAAACGGGCCTAGAAGCTCAGCAGAGATACAGCACTGGATACATTCAGTGTATGCATGAAGTCCACAACCTCCTCCTCACCTGCGAATGGATGGACAAGACCCTCGGAGCACGGTTGCtgaagcacctgctgaaatccttgcCCAGGTCTACTGAGGAAAGCCACAAGGCAGACCTGAATTCTTCTACCCCTGAGAGCGGCAAGAGGAATGCAACAGGGTCCAGCCAACCTCAGGATCAGTTCTACCACACTGAGGACAAACAGGGGTTAAAAAAGTCATTGCAGTCACAACCGCCCTCACGTTGTAGTCAGCGCGAGTTGTCGCCTCCCAGTCAGATCCTGCAGCCCCATTTTGCACATAATGTTGTTAGCATGGGGTCATTAGACATGTGGAGACCATGGTAA